The window CTACTTGCCAGTAAAACTTATTTACATCCAGTTGCTGTTATTGTTGATTTGTTGAAGGCAAAAGTGTCCTACAAACCTTGCTCCCTGTAACCACCCCCTCTCGAAAACTAAAGCTCAAAATGTGGCATGGTGCATAATATGGACAGAAACCAGTTGCTGGAAGCGTGAAGCAACAAGTAGGCACGAGTTGACACGAGTGCTATGTATGCTATACGTACTTTGAGTCTTTGACTGCATCGTTCAACTCAGGCTCGTCCAGATTCTAGGGAAATCATTTGGCTCTGCTACTGCCATCTCAGCACAACACACCCTTGCACGCCAAACTTTCTTCCACCTCAAAAATTTCCAAGATTTTTTTTATCTCCCAAAAAATCCAACTTTAACAATTTGATTAATTATTATTTTCTGTTCTTCCTTATATTTTTCCTTTGTATCATCACAGTTGGCTCAAACAAAGCTTTGAGTTTGAGTTTCATGTCCAATGGCTCAGTTGCTCTCCCCTGTTTTCACTGAAGCTCTCAAGTTCCAGAACCCTTTACTACCACCGAGCACATGGCGCGTGTTAGCGAGGACCAGCAGTATTAATAGCTTGAGTCTGATGGGTCATGCTGGGAAGCGAAGAGCCTGTGGTAGAGTCAGAGTGGCAACTGAGGGCTCAACTTCAGTTGGCGCTTTGGCTGATGACTACTACTCCGTCTTGGGTTTGGTAATTGCTTCAAAATTCATCTGTGTTTTGCTTGCTTAGTTCTGAGAAAGTGTTATCTTGTTTAGTTTGTTGGGTTTTTGTTTGCACAATGTTGTAGTCAACAAAGTCAGTGATGCATGAGTATCAATGAATCTTGTATGCTTGGATTTGTATATATGACGTATGATTGTTGGTTGGGTTGTGTTATATAGCTTCCAGATGCCACACCAGCACAGATCAAGAAAGCCTATTACAATTGCATGAAGGCTTGTCATCCTGACTTGAGCGGTGAAGATCCGGAGACAACAAATTTTTGTATGTTCATCAATGAGGTCTATGAGGTGGGTTTCCATGCAAGCTTAATTCTTTGAGCTCGAACCGGTTACAAGTGTTTGGGTTTTATTCTTTTGTGAAATCACTAGAATTAAAGCATTTAAGTGCAGGTTCTCAGTGACCCTGTGCAGCGCATGGTTTATGATGAAATTCATGGTTATGCATTGACGGCGATCAATCCTTTTGTAGATAACACTGCTCCAAAGGATCACACATTCGTTGACGAGTTTAGCTGTATAGGTATGCCAAGTTAAGAGGCTCAGATGTTATTCCATGTATAACTTTAATTGGACCTTGCTTCCTAGGACATTAGTTTAACTAAGAAAATGAAATACTCTTTGCTAGGAAGCAGCAGCTGGATTCACTCCTTGCTGCCTCTGAGCAATGATATTTGTAGGGTGGTCAATAACCTATTTATCTTTGCAGGCTGCAAAAACTGTGCCAATGTGGCTCCAGATGTCTTTGCAATTGAGGAAGACTTTGGAAGAGCCAGAGTATACAGTCAGTGTGGCAATCAAGATTTAGTTCAACAAGCAATTGATAGTTGGTAATGATCATGCTTTATGGTCATGCTAATATGATGATCATTTGTGATGAAAGTTGTCAAGTCCAGTTTCCAATATTTTTGTCAACTGAATGCAATGCTTACTATAATTACAAGCTTCATTGTTGTGCAAACCTTAAAGAACAGTTTAAAAGGGAGGATGAACCTAAAAAACATTTGAAAATATAAAGGAATTATGTATCTTTGTGTAGTGATTGTTTCCTTGTACTTGAATTGCATAGTATAGGACGTAGGACACACTTATGAGAAGAATAATATTTAGTTTGACTTCACAAAAGATATTTATCAATTTACTGTTATCTCTTGTGAACAACCAATTCATGTTGCAGCTCTGGTTTTTCCATTCTCCAATATAGGGTCAACTGTTGAAAAAGTGATCTTGTGTTTAGTTGAGAAAATCTATAATAGCATTACTCCTTGTTCAAATATTTCATCATTAATAATTTCCATTCTTTCTTGCATGCAAGTGCTGTTGGAAACTTGACTTCTAAATTCAAGGTTCAGGCATCAAGAGAATCATTAACTGCAGATTCAAGTGTCTTTGAGAACAATGTTCTAACTGTTGTTAACAAAATATGTCCTTATTTCAGCCCTGTTGATTGCATCCATTGGACGTCTGCTGCACAACTGTCATTGCTTGAAGATGAAATGCGCAGAGTAGAAAGAGTAAATGTAAGGCTAACAATCAATGTAAATTATTTTCCATCTAAGTTCCATTTTGCAGATGCTTTACTTGTGAGCATCTTTGTAATCTTTTTAATCACAAGTTATTTCCAGTTATCAGTTCTGCATTTGTAGCTGTCTAAACATTCTTAAACCGACCGAACTGCAGTTATATATTAGTGGCTAATAGATTTTGTGTCAATGGTCAGGTTGCACTGATGCTGGCAGGTATGGGCTCAGCAGCAGCGGATGTTTTCAGAACGGTAAGCTAATTTCTATTCTATATATGCATTTTCTATACAGATGAAGCCAGTCTTGAAATTATGACTAAGATTATCTGGTATCTTGTAAGATGATAAAAGGATTTTTTTTTTTTTTTGTAATTGAAATTTGTTTAGTCCTTGTGGTTTGAAGTCGACATCTGTTTAGTCCTTATGGTTTTATTTTAATCTGAATAGTCCTTAAAGTATTGATTTTTCATCCAAATAGTCCTTCCGTCGGCCACGTCAGCAATTTAACTGAGAAAATTGACGGAAGGACCATTTGGATGAAAAATCGTGACTTTAAGGACTATTCAGATTAAAATAAAACAACAAGGACTAAACAGATGTCGACTTCAAACCACAAGGACTATACAATATTTTACCCTTTTTTTTTTTTAAGTTCTTGTTGGCCTTACAGTTTTATGTTATTGATAGACTAACGGAAAAAGATGTAGAAGTATCTGTTACATGTAATTATCCAGCACTATCATTAATCTTGGTTCTAAAACTTTTGTTCTTAAACATCTTTAAAGAGATACTTATGTAAGGCATCTCTTTTGCATTGTGATAGCTGGCTGAGTTTCTATTATTATTCATACATCCTTGATACTGTTGCAGGCAAGTTCTCGATGGCAAAAGAGGCAAGCAAAAGTCTTGGTAAGAACTAATGTTTGTTGGTGACCTTCATCTATTTTTCTATGTTGCGTTCTCAAAGTTACATTATTAAGCTACCTGAAGTCATCAAAAAGAAATTTGAAATGCCAACACAAGAAAAAATTTTCTCTTAGGATTCAGCCAGACATTTAAATATGAAAGTGAGTTACAGTATGTCTGTTTAGATACATAATTGATTGGAATAGTTCAACACACCTAAAAATTATCATTTTGTTTTTGTATTGAGATTCCTCCAGAAGATTTGAAGCTAGAAAATATCATGTGTATCACAGTTTTATCGTATAAAGTTACTGGTGTACTGTATTACAACACCAGTAAAATATCATGTAGTAAAGATGCTATATCTACTAGCTAGTTTAAATCTAGGAATGATACTTTCTTTTAGACTTGGAAAGAGAACAGAAATACTTATGGAACCATGGTGAGCTAAGCACCAGTAAATAATATTGCTCCCAGAATGCAAGAATGAGAAGTAAAATAGACAAGCCATTCCATCTGCCACAGGATGAAAGGACTGGTGAATGTATTTCACTGTACGCTACAGGAATTATTTTGGAGTTAAATTGGGGTGGGAAGGGGAGAATGGGAAACAAATTATGGGTACAGTTGTGAGTTGTGACTCATGTTTAATCTGTGGTACTGGTTGTGTCAGCTGTATGAACCATATATAGGTGTCCTGGGATAGTTGGATAGTCAGATATTTTGATCCAAATGACTATATGCTGGTCTTTCCTCTTGTTAATGAAACTCTAGATGGCTGTCTATAAATTTAAATGTACTGATTGCAATCTACTCTCCATTTATATACTTGGGTATTATTACAGGAACAAGCTAAAGTGAGG of the Fragaria vesca subsp. vesca linkage group LG6, FraVesHawaii_1.0, whole genome shotgun sequence genome contains:
- the LOC101312845 gene encoding uncharacterized protein LOC101312845 — its product is MAQLLSPVFTEALKFQNPLLPPSTWRVLARTSSINSLSLMGHAGKRRACGRVRVATEGSTSVGALADDYYSVLGLLPDATPAQIKKAYYNCMKACHPDLSGEDPETTNFCMFINEVYEVLSDPVQRMVYDEIHGYALTAINPFVDNTAPKDHTFVDEFSCIGCKNCANVAPDVFAIEEDFGRARVYSQCGNQDLVQQAIDSCPVDCIHWTSAAQLSLLEDEMRRVERVNVALMLAGMGSAAADVFRTASSRWQKRQAKVLEQAKVRMTKQKDSEKTESYWDNVWGKAKDYQTSEEETKERAKRAAAAARRWREYSRKGADKPPRYKLPEAISNNEN